A genomic stretch from Flavobacterium sp. KS-LB2 includes:
- the tamL gene encoding translocation and assembly module lipoprotein TamL encodes MKKTSTKITAFILIAILICACNAVKRVPDGKLLLTKNEITVNDKAIKDENVFNQLYQKPNSTLLGYRLRLNLYNLANLNPDSTYQAKFTNNPEKFRRKSKWLSEKQVNRLGKSFWYRGIHDFLKETGEPPVIIDTDRATKSLLRLKYYYFNNGFFNVNATYKIDTLSIKKGKIKYEITPGSAYFLDSLRTTILTPALDSLYETNKSNTFIKSGNQYKTEDFENEKNRITTHFRNNGAYYFQPNYVTFDIDTIKKVNQANINLMISNYSYQEQDSSKTEPFKIYTISDVNIYTDYSPSNNSIKITDSTTYNNFNLYSQDKLKYKPRAITNAIFITKGGLFADYKTVLTTRYLNNLKIFNYPSIQYEVDPRDSTAQSLIAKVYLTPRKKYSFGTTLDVTHSNIQDFGVGLSVSETIRNVFNGAETLELAVRGNIGSSKDLANPKNNFFNVSEYGLDLKLNIPRIFMPFSTEKIIPKSMIPSTLITVGFAKQQNIGLDKENFTGALSYNWTPKRNNTARFDLFNTQFVRNLNPQNYFNVYGSSYNALNEISKEYNTNPSYYNNDIDKDLLIEQGTAGFTNDVLTGNANFLKPLEPADFQSVKSIEERRLRLTENDFILATSFTFSKTTKKDLTDNTFYLFKTKIESAGTLLSAFAATSNQKKNSNGNYEIFNLEYSEYIKTEFDYIKHWDLSKEKIVAFRSFFGIAIPFGNSDYIPFSRSYFSGGSNDNRAWQPYGLGPGSSGALDDFNEANMKIAISGEFRFKILGSLKGALFADAGNIWNVLDNVEDEKSTFTQLKDLKDIALGTGFGLRYDLSFFVIRFDLGFKTYNPANETNKRWFREYNFANSVLNFGINYPF; translated from the coding sequence TTGAAAAAAACTTCCACAAAAATAACTGCATTTATTCTAATTGCAATATTAATTTGCGCTTGTAACGCTGTAAAAAGAGTTCCGGACGGTAAATTACTGCTTACAAAAAACGAAATTACGGTAAATGACAAAGCTATTAAGGATGAAAATGTTTTCAATCAACTGTATCAAAAACCTAATAGCACTTTACTTGGATACCGTTTAAGATTGAATCTTTATAACCTTGCCAATCTGAATCCCGATTCAACTTACCAAGCTAAATTTACTAATAATCCAGAAAAATTCAGAAGAAAATCCAAATGGTTGTCTGAAAAACAAGTGAATCGCCTTGGAAAATCTTTTTGGTACCGTGGAATCCATGATTTTTTAAAAGAAACTGGAGAGCCTCCCGTAATTATTGATACAGACAGAGCAACCAAATCATTGTTGAGACTGAAATATTATTACTTCAACAACGGCTTTTTTAATGTAAATGCTACCTACAAAATAGATACTTTGAGCATCAAAAAGGGTAAAATAAAATACGAAATTACCCCAGGAAGTGCCTATTTTCTGGATTCCTTAAGAACTACTATTTTAACGCCAGCTTTAGATTCTTTATATGAAACTAACAAATCCAATACATTTATAAAATCAGGAAATCAATATAAAACAGAAGATTTTGAGAATGAAAAAAACAGAATCACTACCCATTTTAGAAATAATGGAGCATACTATTTTCAGCCTAATTATGTAACTTTTGACATAGATACCATTAAGAAAGTCAATCAAGCAAACATCAACTTGATGATTAGTAATTATTCGTATCAGGAACAAGATTCAAGCAAAACCGAACCTTTCAAAATTTATACAATAAGCGATGTAAATATTTACACTGATTATTCTCCAAGTAATAATAGTATAAAAATTACTGACAGTACAACCTACAACAACTTTAATCTATACAGTCAAGACAAATTAAAATACAAACCACGAGCAATTACTAATGCGATCTTTATTACAAAAGGAGGATTATTTGCTGATTATAAAACCGTTTTAACAACACGGTATTTGAATAATCTTAAAATTTTTAACTACCCATCGATACAATATGAAGTTGATCCAAGAGATTCAACCGCACAGTCATTGATTGCAAAAGTATACTTGACTCCTAGAAAAAAATACAGCTTTGGGACGACACTAGACGTCACCCATTCTAACATACAAGATTTTGGTGTGGGTTTAAGTGTTTCTGAAACGATACGAAACGTTTTCAATGGAGCCGAAACGCTCGAATTAGCTGTGCGCGGAAATATTGGATCTTCAAAGGATTTAGCAAATCCAAAAAACAATTTTTTCAATGTTTCTGAATATGGTTTAGATTTAAAGCTTAACATTCCACGGATTTTCATGCCATTCAGCACAGAAAAGATCATTCCTAAAAGCATGATTCCATCAACACTAATTACTGTGGGTTTTGCGAAACAACAAAATATTGGCCTAGACAAAGAGAATTTTACAGGAGCATTGTCATACAATTGGACACCAAAAAGAAACAATACCGCCAGATTTGACTTGTTCAACACTCAGTTTGTACGAAATCTGAACCCACAGAACTACTTTAATGTTTATGGTTCTTCGTACAACGCTTTGAATGAAATCAGCAAGGAATACAATACAAATCCTTCTTATTATAACAATGACATTGATAAGGACTTGCTTATTGAACAAGGAACAGCAGGCTTTACTAATGACGTTCTCACTGGAAATGCTAATTTCTTAAAACCATTAGAACCTGCAGATTTTCAGTCTGTAAAAAGCATTGAAGAAAGAAGACTGAGACTTACTGAGAACGATTTTATTTTAGCTACTAGTTTTACTTTTTCGAAAACAACAAAAAAGGATTTAACGGACAATACTTTTTATCTTTTTAAAACAAAGATAGAATCGGCAGGAACTCTTTTATCCGCTTTTGCAGCAACAAGCAACCAGAAAAAAAATTCAAATGGCAATTATGAAATATTTAATTTAGAATATTCTGAATACATAAAAACAGAATTTGATTATATCAAACATTGGGATTTATCGAAAGAAAAAATAGTTGCCTTTAGATCGTTTTTTGGAATCGCGATTCCATTTGGAAATTCAGACTATATCCCTTTTTCAAGGAGTTACTTTTCAGGTGGGTCAAATGACAATCGAGCATGGCAACCCTACGGTTTAGGACCGGGAAGCAGCGGCGCATTAGACGATTTTAATGAAGCAAATATGAAAATTGCGATTAGTGGTGAATTTCGCTTTAAAATATTAGGCAGTTTGAAAGGAGCTCTTTTTGCAGATGCTGGAAATATATGGAACGTATTAGACAATGTAGAAGATGAGAAATCTACATTTACCCAACTTAAAGACTTGAAAGACATTGCGTTAGGTACTGGATTTGGACTTAGATACGACCTTAGTTTCTTTGTAATTCGTTTTGATTTAGGATTTAAAACCTACAATCCAGCTAATGAAACCAACAAAAGATGGTTTAGGGAATACAACTTTGCGAACTCCGTTTTAAATTTTGGAATAAATTATCCGTTCTAA
- the fbaA gene encoding class II fructose-bisphosphate aldolase: protein MAHNIKPGVATGDQVQEIFNYAKEKGFALPAVNVTGSNTINGVLETAAKLNAPVIIQFSNGGAQFNAGKGLSNAGEKAAIAGGIAGALHIHTLAEAYGATVILHTDHCAKKLLPWIDGLLDASEAHFAKTGKPLFSSHMIDLSEEPIEENIEICKGYLERMSKMGMTLEIELGITGGEEDGVDNSDVDSSKLYTQPEEVAYAYEELSKVSPKFTIAAAFGNVHGVYKPGNVKLTPKILKNSQDFVQNKFNTGHNPVDFVFHGGSGSTLEEIREGISYGVIKMNIDTDLQFAFTEGIRDYMVKNIDYLKTQIGNPEGADAPNKKYYDPRKWLRESEVTFNARLEQAFADLNNVNTL, encoded by the coding sequence ATGGCACACAACATAAAACCAGGCGTAGCTACAGGAGATCAGGTTCAGGAAATTTTTAATTATGCCAAAGAAAAAGGATTTGCACTTCCGGCAGTAAATGTTACGGGATCAAATACAATCAATGGAGTACTTGAAACTGCAGCAAAACTTAATGCTCCAGTTATCATTCAATTTTCTAATGGAGGAGCACAATTTAATGCTGGAAAAGGACTTTCTAATGCAGGTGAAAAAGCAGCAATCGCTGGTGGAATTGCTGGTGCATTACACATTCATACATTGGCAGAAGCTTATGGAGCAACTGTAATTTTACATACTGACCACTGCGCAAAAAAATTATTACCTTGGATTGACGGTTTATTAGATGCTTCAGAAGCACATTTTGCCAAAACTGGAAAACCATTATTCTCTTCACACATGATTGACTTATCTGAGGAGCCTATCGAAGAAAACATCGAAATTTGCAAAGGATATTTAGAAAGAATGAGCAAAATGGGAATGACACTTGAAATCGAACTTGGTATTACCGGTGGTGAAGAAGATGGTGTTGACAACTCTGATGTTGATAGCTCTAAATTATACACACAACCAGAAGAAGTTGCTTACGCATACGAGGAACTTTCTAAAGTAAGTCCAAAATTTACAATTGCAGCTGCTTTTGGAAACGTACATGGAGTTTACAAACCAGGAAATGTGAAATTGACTCCAAAAATCTTAAAAAATTCTCAAGATTTTGTTCAAAATAAATTCAACACAGGACACAACCCAGTAGATTTCGTTTTCCACGGTGGTTCAGGTTCTACGTTAGAAGAAATTAGAGAAGGTATTAGCTACGGAGTAATAAAAATGAATATCGATACTGATTTACAATTTGCTTTTACGGAAGGTATCCGTGATTACATGGTAAAAAACATCGATTATTTGAAAACTCAAATTGGAAACCCAGAAGGTGCTGATGCTCCAAACAAAAAATATTACGATCCAAGAAAATGGTTGCGTGAAAGCGAAGTTACTTTCAACGCAAGACTTGAGCAAGCATTTGCTGACTTGAACAACGTAAATACATTATAA
- the accD gene encoding acetyl-CoA carboxylase, carboxyltransferase subunit beta gives MAWFKRKEKGITTATEDKMDIPKGLWYKSPTGKIIDADELARNLFVSPEDGFHVRIGSTEYFQILFDNNEFVELDKNMTSKDPLHFVDTKKYADRLKDVMEKTKLKDAVRTGVGKSKGKDVVICCMDFAFIGGSMGAVVGEKIARGIDHAIKNKLPFVMISKSGGARMMEAAYSLMQLAKTSVKLAQLAEAKLPYISLCTDPTTGGTTASYAMLGDINISEPGALIGFAGPRVVRDTTGKDLPEGFQTAEFLLEHGFLDFITPRKELKDKINLYIDLIQNNPIR, from the coding sequence ATGGCTTGGTTTAAAAGAAAAGAAAAAGGGATTACTACTGCTACCGAAGACAAAATGGACATTCCAAAAGGACTTTGGTACAAATCTCCAACTGGAAAAATTATTGATGCCGATGAACTAGCTCGTAACTTATTTGTAAGTCCCGAAGATGGTTTTCACGTTAGGATTGGAAGTACAGAATATTTTCAAATTTTATTTGACAACAATGAATTTGTTGAATTAGATAAAAACATGACTTCTAAAGATCCTTTGCATTTTGTTGATACAAAAAAATATGCAGATCGTTTGAAAGATGTTATGGAAAAAACCAAACTTAAGGATGCAGTGCGCACCGGAGTTGGAAAATCAAAAGGGAAAGATGTTGTCATCTGCTGTATGGATTTTGCCTTTATCGGTGGTTCTATGGGAGCTGTAGTGGGAGAGAAAATCGCAAGAGGAATCGATCACGCTATCAAAAACAAACTGCCTTTTGTTATGATTTCAAAATCAGGTGGAGCAAGAATGATGGAAGCTGCTTATTCATTAATGCAATTAGCTAAAACATCCGTAAAACTCGCTCAACTTGCCGAAGCAAAATTACCTTACATTTCGTTATGTACGGATCCAACGACTGGAGGAACAACTGCTTCTTACGCCATGCTTGGAGATATTAATATTTCTGAACCAGGCGCATTAATTGGGTTTGCAGGACCTAGAGTAGTTAGAGACACAACCGGTAAAGATTTACCAGAAGGTTTCCAAACTGCTGAGTTCTTACTTGAACATGGTTTCTTAGACTTTATAACACCACGAAAAGAATTGAAAGACAAAATTAATTTGTATATTGATTTGATTCAAAACAATCCTATTAGATAA
- a CDS encoding ABC transporter permease, producing MLVYLRLLKESLGFAMNALRNNKLRTLLSLLGVTIGIFSIIAVLAAVDSLDRKITKDLSSLDKNTIYLMKFSFGPSEIPQWKREQFPNVKYDEYTYMKGAMTNTDQMAYQIFTRRESIKYDSKTVSDINIVPVSHEFIDIQGLEFERGRFYNESEANSGVTVIVLGSEIAKSLFENAEPIGKNVRLYGKRFTVIGVLKKEGSGLFGDSNDTSAYIPVNFVRQLYGDNNTSLTNVIIFKPEKGADMDAYKGEISQKLRSFRGLKAGEIDNFFINVFSGFTDLIDGILGQMNVVGWIISGFSLLVGGFGIANIMFVSVKERTNLIGIQKSLGAKNRFILFQFLFEAIILSVIGGMIGLFLVWIISVILTKALDFEFVLSAGNILLGTGLAAIIGLISGILPAISASKLDPVEAIRTGM from the coding sequence ATGCTAGTTTACCTTCGGTTATTAAAAGAGAGTTTGGGCTTTGCTATGAATGCATTGCGCAACAACAAGTTAAGGACGCTGCTTTCTTTGTTAGGAGTTACTATTGGAATTTTTTCAATTATAGCGGTACTTGCTGCTGTGGATTCTTTGGACAGAAAGATCACAAAGGATTTGAGTAGTTTAGATAAAAATACAATCTATTTGATGAAGTTTTCTTTTGGACCTTCGGAGATTCCGCAATGGAAAAGAGAACAGTTTCCTAATGTGAAGTACGACGAGTATACATACATGAAAGGGGCTATGACTAATACGGATCAAATGGCATATCAAATATTTACTCGAAGAGAGTCTATTAAATATGATTCAAAAACCGTTAGTGATATCAATATTGTTCCAGTTTCACATGAATTCATAGATATTCAAGGGCTTGAATTTGAAAGAGGAAGGTTTTATAATGAATCTGAGGCTAACTCTGGTGTTACAGTTATCGTTCTTGGAAGCGAAATTGCAAAATCCTTGTTTGAAAATGCGGAACCAATTGGAAAAAATGTTCGTTTGTATGGCAAGCGTTTTACTGTTATTGGTGTTCTTAAAAAAGAAGGTTCAGGTTTGTTTGGCGATAGTAATGATACATCAGCATATATTCCAGTGAATTTTGTGCGCCAATTGTATGGGGATAATAATACTTCTTTGACAAACGTTATTATTTTTAAACCTGAAAAAGGGGCGGATATGGATGCCTATAAAGGTGAAATATCTCAAAAACTTAGAAGTTTTAGAGGTTTGAAAGCTGGTGAAATTGATAATTTTTTTATTAATGTATTTTCTGGTTTTACAGATCTTATTGATGGAATTTTAGGGCAAATGAATGTTGTAGGATGGATCATTAGTGGCTTTTCATTATTAGTAGGCGGTTTTGGGATTGCCAATATAATGTTCGTTTCCGTAAAAGAGCGAACTAATTTGATTGGTATTCAGAAATCATTAGGAGCCAAAAACAGATTTATATTATTCCAGTTTTTGTTTGAAGCGATAATACTTTCTGTTATCGGCGGAATGATTGGACTTTTTCTCGTTTGGATAATTTCTGTAATCTTAACAAAAGCACTGGATTTTGAGTTTGTTTTAAGTGCAGGGAATATTCTTTTGGGAACTGGATTAGCTGCTATAATTGGATTGATATCTGGAATACTTCCAGCGATTTCTGCTTCAAAACTAGATCCTGTGGAAGCGATTAGAACAGGAATGTAA
- the purH gene encoding bifunctional phosphoribosylaminoimidazolecarboxamide formyltransferase/IMP cyclohydrolase translates to MNTTKTIQSALISVFSKEGLEPIVRQLNSQNVTLYSTGGTEDFIKNLGIPVIPVEDVTSYPSILGGRVKTLHPKVFGGILNRQDNESDVQQMIEFNIPQIDLVIVDLYPFEKTVASGASESDIIEKIDIGGISLIRAAAKNFKDTVIVASVDQYGLLLDLITSQNGATTLEDRKLLATKAFHVSSHYDTAIFNYFNTDETIYKQSIANGQVLRYGENPHQKGFFFGDFDAMFNKVHGKELSYNNLLDVDAAVNLINEFKNDGPTFAILKHNNACGLASRTTISEAYLAALACDPTSAFGGVLISNTKIDVATASEINKLFCEVVIAPEYDTEAIAILQEKKNRIILIQNEVELPQKQVRTCLNGILVQERNNITDNKEDLRTVTITEPTEQEIQDLIFASKICKNTKSNTIVFAKNGTLIASGTGQTSRVDALQQAIEKAKTFGFDLHGASMASDAFFPFPDCVEIAKEAGITAVIQPGGSIKDELSINYCNENKVAMVFTGTRHFKH, encoded by the coding sequence ATGAACACAACAAAAACAATTCAATCTGCATTAATCTCTGTCTTCTCAAAAGAAGGATTAGAACCTATAGTAAGACAACTAAACAGTCAAAATGTTACACTTTATTCTACAGGAGGGACTGAAGATTTTATAAAAAATCTTGGAATTCCTGTAATTCCTGTAGAAGATGTTACTTCCTACCCTTCTATTTTAGGTGGCAGAGTAAAAACATTACACCCTAAAGTTTTTGGAGGAATTTTAAACCGCCAAGATAATGAGAGTGATGTGCAACAAATGATAGAGTTCAACATTCCACAAATAGATTTAGTAATTGTAGACTTGTATCCATTTGAAAAAACGGTTGCTTCAGGAGCTAGTGAATCAGATATTATTGAAAAAATAGATATTGGTGGTATTTCTTTGATACGCGCTGCCGCAAAAAACTTCAAGGATACTGTAATTGTTGCATCGGTAGACCAATATGGCTTGCTTTTGGATTTGATTACATCTCAAAATGGTGCTACAACACTAGAAGATAGAAAATTATTGGCTACAAAGGCATTTCATGTTTCCTCACATTATGACACTGCGATATTCAATTATTTCAACACTGACGAAACCATTTACAAACAAAGTATTGCTAACGGACAAGTTTTGAGATATGGTGAAAACCCACATCAAAAAGGATTTTTCTTCGGTGATTTTGATGCAATGTTCAACAAAGTTCACGGAAAAGAATTGTCTTACAATAATTTATTAGATGTAGATGCTGCAGTAAATTTGATTAATGAATTCAAAAATGACGGTCCTACATTTGCTATATTAAAACACAATAATGCCTGTGGTTTAGCGTCAAGAACTACTATCAGCGAAGCCTATCTTGCAGCATTAGCCTGCGATCCTACTTCAGCTTTTGGAGGTGTTTTAATTTCGAATACAAAAATTGATGTGGCTACAGCTTCAGAAATAAATAAATTGTTTTGCGAAGTTGTAATTGCCCCAGAATATGATACTGAAGCCATTGCAATTTTACAAGAAAAGAAAAACCGAATTATATTAATCCAAAACGAAGTAGAATTACCACAAAAACAAGTTCGTACTTGCTTAAACGGAATTTTAGTTCAGGAAAGAAACAACATAACCGACAATAAAGAAGACTTAAGAACCGTTACTATAACTGAACCTACTGAACAAGAAATTCAGGATCTAATTTTTGCTTCTAAAATTTGTAAAAACACGAAATCAAATACGATTGTTTTTGCAAAAAATGGTACACTTATTGCTTCTGGTACTGGACAAACATCAAGAGTAGATGCCTTGCAACAAGCAATAGAAAAAGCAAAAACTTTTGGATTTGATTTACATGGTGCATCTATGGCAAGCGACGCTTTTTTCCCATTTCCAGATTGTGTAGAAATAGCTAAAGAAGCAGGAATAACTGCTGTAATTCAGCCAGGAGGTTCCATAAAAGACGAATTGAGTATTAATTACTGTAATGAAAATAAAGTTGCAATGGTATTTACAGGAACTCGTCATTTTAAACATTAA
- a CDS encoding rod shape-determining protein — translation MGFFDFMTEDIAIDLGTANTLIIHNDKVVIDSPSIVARDRVSGKIIAVGKEANMMQGKTHENIKTIRPLKDGVIADFDASEKMISMFIKSIPALKKRMFTPALRMVVCIPSGITEVEMRAVKESCERVNGKEVYLIHEPMAAAIGIGIDIMQPKGNMIVDIGGGTTEIAVIALGGIVCDKSVKIAGDVFTNDIVYYMRTQHNLFVGESTAEKIKIQIGAAIEDLETPPEDMSVQGRDLLTGKPKQVEVSYREIAKALDKSIQRIEDAVMETLSQTPPELAADIYNTGIYLAGGGSMLRGLDKRISQKTDLPVYIAEDPLRAVVRGTGMALKNITKFKSILIK, via the coding sequence ATGGGATTTTTTGATTTCATGACTGAGGATATCGCGATAGACCTTGGTACCGCCAACACTTTAATCATACATAATGATAAAGTTGTCATAGACAGCCCTTCGATAGTTGCTCGTGATAGAGTTTCAGGCAAAATCATCGCTGTTGGTAAAGAAGCCAACATGATGCAGGGAAAAACACATGAAAACATTAAAACGATAAGACCTTTGAAAGATGGTGTAATTGCTGATTTTGATGCTTCAGAAAAAATGATCAGTATGTTTATAAAAAGCATACCAGCATTGAAAAAAAGAATGTTCACTCCAGCATTAAGAATGGTTGTCTGTATTCCCTCAGGAATTACTGAAGTAGAGATGAGAGCCGTAAAAGAATCGTGCGAGAGAGTAAACGGTAAAGAAGTTTATTTAATACATGAACCTATGGCAGCAGCAATTGGTATTGGAATCGATATCATGCAACCAAAAGGAAACATGATTGTTGATATAGGTGGAGGAACAACAGAAATTGCAGTAATAGCATTAGGTGGAATTGTATGTGACAAATCAGTAAAAATTGCTGGTGATGTATTTACAAATGATATCGTGTATTACATGCGTACGCAACACAATCTTTTTGTTGGAGAAAGTACCGCTGAAAAAATCAAAATTCAAATTGGCGCAGCTATTGAAGATTTAGAAACTCCTCCAGAAGACATGTCAGTTCAAGGTAGAGATTTACTTACTGGTAAACCAAAACAAGTAGAAGTTTCTTATAGAGAAATCGCTAAAGCACTAGACAAATCAATCCAACGAATTGAAGATGCTGTAATGGAAACTTTATCACAAACACCTCCTGAATTAGCAGCTGATATTTACAACACAGGAATCTACCTTGCAGGTGGAGGATCTATGTTAAGAGGACTTGATAAAAGGATTTCGCAAAAAACAGATTTACCTGTTTACATTGCAGAAGATCCATTAAGAGCAGTTGTTAGAGGAACTGGTATGGCACTTAAAAACATTACAAAATTTAAAAGCATTTTGATTAAGTAA
- the mreC gene encoding rod shape-determining protein MreC, with translation MQQIFNFIFKNSNRLLFLLLLGISLSLTIQSHSFHRSKIISSANFLSGGVYEKVNNLNEYLNLKSQNDALALENAKLKSLLFNLKDTTAIKKLDSIKGVKPDDIVVSKVIHNSYNVHENYLTLNSGELQGVKPDMGVINSLGIVGIIENTSPNYSTVISILNKKSQINAKIKKSNHFGSLIWNGKSTGFVQLIDVPRLAAIRKGDTIVTGGQSVIFPENINIGTIDKIEIDNQTNYYTITVRLFNDMTNLGHVYIIKNKDREEVTNLEKREKDE, from the coding sequence ATGCAGCAAATATTTAATTTTATTTTTAAAAACAGTAATAGATTACTGTTTTTGCTGCTTTTGGGTATCTCGTTATCACTCACTATTCAATCACATTCTTTCCATAGAAGCAAAATAATTAGTTCTGCAAACTTTTTAAGTGGCGGTGTATATGAAAAGGTGAATAATCTTAACGAATATTTAAATTTAAAAAGTCAAAACGATGCTCTTGCTCTTGAAAATGCAAAGCTAAAAAGTCTTTTATTTAATCTTAAAGACACTACTGCAATAAAAAAACTGGACAGCATCAAAGGGGTGAAACCAGATGATATAGTCGTTTCTAAAGTAATTCATAATTCCTATAATGTTCATGAAAATTACTTAACCTTGAATTCTGGAGAATTACAGGGTGTAAAACCGGATATGGGCGTGATTAATAGTTTAGGAATAGTAGGAATTATAGAAAATACATCTCCAAATTACTCGACAGTAATTAGTATTCTGAATAAAAAGTCACAAATCAATGCTAAAATCAAAAAGTCAAATCACTTTGGTTCTTTGATTTGGAACGGAAAAAGTACGGGTTTCGTTCAGTTGATTGATGTCCCTAGATTAGCAGCAATCCGTAAAGGAGATACAATTGTAACTGGAGGTCAATCAGTAATTTTTCCAGAAAACATTAACATTGGAACAATTGACAAAATAGAAATAGACAATCAAACGAACTATTATACGATAACCGTGAGATTGTTTAATGATATGACGAACTTAGGTCATGTATATATTATAAAAAATAAAGATCGCGAAGAAGTTACTAATTTAGAAAAAAGAGAAAAAGATGAATAG
- a CDS encoding rod shape-determining protein MreD has protein sequence MNSTLLVNIFRFILLLAVQIIIFNNMNFLGYISPFPYLLFIILYPVNGNKSGLVLASFLLGLIMDMFSNSGGIHATACLVLAYFRPFIFKFAFGLSYEYQTIKLNDVLTPERFSFILLSVFIHHFTLFVLEAFQFSFIFDILIRILLSTVFTIIICIIIIYLIKPNKR, from the coding sequence ATGAATAGCACCTTGTTAGTCAATATTTTTCGATTTATTCTGTTATTGGCAGTTCAAATTATCATATTCAATAATATGAATTTTTTAGGCTACATAAGCCCTTTTCCGTACCTATTGTTCATCATACTTTACCCAGTAAATGGAAATAAGTCTGGCCTAGTACTAGCGAGTTTTTTACTTGGACTTATTATGGACATGTTTAGCAATTCTGGTGGAATACACGCTACCGCTTGTTTAGTGCTAGCCTATTTTAGACCTTTTATTTTTAAATTTGCTTTTGGTCTCAGTTATGAATATCAAACCATAAAACTAAATGATGTATTGACGCCTGAAAGATTTTCATTTATACTACTTTCTGTTTTTATTCATCATTTTACATTATTTGTATTAGAAGCTTTCCAGTTTAGCTTTATTTTTGATATTCTAATCAGAATTTTATTAAGTACTGTATTTACAATTATTATTTGCATCATAATAATATATCTTATTAAGCCAAACAAAAGATGA